The Proteus terrae subsp. cibarius genome contains the following window.
TTCACGTAAACGTTCATCAAATAACTCTTTAATTTTGGTATGGCGTAATAATTCTATACGATCTTTATATTTTAAATTTAATGCGCGCGCATGTTCTTCTAATGCATCAAAACAAGGTACAATAAGTGCAGAAACAAATTTACGCGTATCAGCAATCACCGCAATATGCTCAATAAAACGGTCTTGCCCTAATGTTCCTTCGATCATTTGTGGTGCAATATATTTACCATTTGACGTTTTCATTAAATCTTTCAAACGTTCCGTGATAAATAACATGCCATCACTATCAAGTGCGCCAGCGTCTCCTGTACGTAACCAACCATCTTCTGTAAAGGCTGCCGCCGTATCTTCAGGCTTATTGAAATACCCTTTCATGACAATGCTGCCACGTACTTGAATTTCATTTTCTGCACCAATACGCACTTCAACGCCCGGCAATGGTGTACCAATAGAGCCTAACTTATATTTATTCTCTTCCCAGCATGAAACAGTGGCACAGGTTTCTGTCATACCATAGCCGTATTTAATATTAATACCGGCAGCCAAGAAGAAACGGATCACTGCATCATCTAAACGAGCCCCTGCCGCTGGTAAAAAGCGAACACGCCCACCTAGAATTTGACGCAATGGATTTAATACTTTTTTATCTGCAAAGCGATAACATAAGCGAGAAATAAACCCTTGCTGACGCTGATTCAGTTGTGCTTCACGCTGTTTTTCGCCCTGCTTTATCGCCCATTTAAAGATAAATTGACGAAACACAGATGCTTGAGACACTTTCTCTTGAATAGCGCTATACACTTTTTCATAAAAGCGAGGAACAGCACACATCACCGTAGGTTTAACCGCACTCATAGCCTCTCTCACAGCGTGAGTGTCTGTTAAATACACATTAACCGCGCCAGTGTGCATCACATAGAAGCTCCACGCGCGTTCAAAAACGTGAGAAAGAGGTAAAAAACAGAGCGAAACATCTTTATCAGATAATGAGAGACGCTCATCATGAAGATAAAGCTGTGATGCCAAACTCGTATAATCAAGCATAACGCCTTTAGGTTCACCTGTTGTTCCTGACGTATAAATCAAAGTAAACAGGTCATCTAGACTGCATTCATTAATACGTTGTTTTAACACTTCGTCATGCTGAAATTGTGTCTGGTTAATTAAATCTTCCAGATAGCATGAAGGTGTGTTTTCGTTTAACACAACATCGGAGTTAAACACAATAATATGTTCAAGCTGAGGACATAACGCTAATAATTCAGAAACAATATCGTATTGCTTTTGGTCGCCAACAAAAAGAATGCGGATATTCGCATCATTTAAAATATAAGCGGCTTGTTCAACACTACTTGTTGCATAAAGAGGAACGGTTACTGCACGTAGTTGTAAAGAAGCAATATCAGCCAAAGACCAATCAATGGTATTTTGAGAAAAGATCCCAATGTTTTCTTGGACATTTACACCCATTTCTAACAATGCATTTGAGAGCGCATGTGTTTTCTTTTCAACCAACTCCCATGACATTTCGATATTGCGCTTAGCATCCCACTGACGATAAGCAATTTTATTCCCGCTGTGCAAAAACTGCATCTGCAATCTTCTAATTATATGATAATCATGAAGATTATTATTAGTTATCATAATTTTCCTGCTATTTATGGAAAAGCGGCCGTGTTATGAAACTGAAACGGAGAAAATCTCTCTCTTACAATTTCAGCTTACACTTGTTCGCTGAGTCGGATAAAAGTCTAAGTGATCCACCAAAATAAAGGAATGCAATTTTACATAAATTTGTAAAATTGTGAGTTATGAAAAGTTTTGTCAGAAAAGGCTATCTCATCACAGTGAGGTAATTAAATTTTATGATCTTATTTTTTATGGAAAGCTAAAAAGAAAAGCTGATAAATAACAATGGGTAATTGTCATAACTTAATCAATGACAATAGAAAGAGAGGGATATTATTGTAAAAAGATAGGTTTAACATAGTAATAATACGAATAAGAGTCATTATTACAAAGAAAGGGCAAAAATAGTGACAGCAATCCAATTTAGTTTATCTACTGCATAAACACCATCTTGGCCATTAGCTGATTAACTAACGTTATCTGCCACTATTTCTGCATAATTAGTAATAAATACTAATTATGAGCGAAAACACTCTAGTTTTGACAAACTTCACTTAATAAATTTTTCATCCACAAGTGGCCTTTATCACGCGCTGTTGACTCATGCCAAATCAAGTAACATGGACGCTCTGTTTTATCCCAAGGTAACGACACGGCTTTAATATCTAATTGTTCAGAATAACTCTCAACTAACCATTTTGGTGCAATGGCAACCAAATAAGTTCTAGAAACAATATTTAATACACTATTTAAATCGGTTCCTTGATAAGTGATTAAATCTTCTAATTGAGTATTTTTATAATAAGATGTACTAAATGAACCAATATCATCTAAAGAAACAATGGAAT
Protein-coding sequences here:
- a CDS encoding AMP-dependent synthetase/ligase, translating into MITNNNLHDYHIIRRLQMQFLHSGNKIAYRQWDAKRNIEMSWELVEKKTHALSNALLEMGVNVQENIGIFSQNTIDWSLADIASLQLRAVTVPLYATSSVEQAAYILNDANIRILFVGDQKQYDIVSELLALCPQLEHIIVFNSDVVLNENTPSCYLEDLINQTQFQHDEVLKQRINECSLDDLFTLIYTSGTTGEPKGVMLDYTSLASQLYLHDERLSLSDKDVSLCFLPLSHVFERAWSFYVMHTGAVNVYLTDTHAVREAMSAVKPTVMCAVPRFYEKVYSAIQEKVSQASVFRQFIFKWAIKQGEKQREAQLNQRQQGFISRLCYRFADKKVLNPLRQILGGRVRFLPAAGARLDDAVIRFFLAAGINIKYGYGMTETCATVSCWEENKYKLGSIGTPLPGVEVRIGAENEIQVRGSIVMKGYFNKPEDTAAAFTEDGWLRTGDAGALDSDGMLFITERLKDLMKTSNGKYIAPQMIEGTLGQDRFIEHIAVIADTRKFVSALIVPCFDALEEHARALNLKYKDRIELLRHTKIKELFDERLREMQKNFASFHQVKRFTLLAEGFSMESGELTPTLKLRRKIISERYRNEIELMYQD